The Gadus morhua chromosome 10, gadMor3.0, whole genome shotgun sequence genome segment CGCTTGACCTGGGctcgtctcgtccttcccgcgctgctcgccacattatgataaataaaagagaaaataaacacaaatatattctataaacataaataaattataCCATAGCCTACCAATTTTTAGAACTAGTATTTAAGGATCAATCATTCAACATGACTAATTGTAAAGAACCACAAAAGTCCACATTGATACATTTTTCAGACACAATCTAAACAAGTTTAattgaaacaaaacaacagcattACTTTAAGTGCACAACAGAACATATATTAGATAACGTACACAACGTAACGTAGGCTACATAAGGTAACGAACATTCAATAATGTAAACGATGTAACGAGCATTAAATAACGTACACAACGTAACGAACAACAAATAACGTACACAACGTAACATTCACAACGTAATGTACATAACGTAACGTCAGCCTACACAACGTAATGTTGCATCCAGATTTTCACGTTTGCGTATCGCAATGAATTCCATGAAAACAGAACTTGAACTTGTGAGATCAGGATAGTCTCAGAGATCTAcagttgtacttttttttttttgaattgtATTAATATTCAAAAAACCATTAATTCCAGACACCTTCTCTCCTTCCGTCCCTGTCGTTGCGTGGAGTAGCGGCACTGAAATGACCCTTGATTCAGTGTTGATTATCTGACTTTATAACCTGACCACGTTTAATGTCCCGTTTAGTCAAACTACTGAGCTCAAGATCACTAGCAAGCTGTTGGAAACTAGATAGAAACAAAAATAAGAAgatttaaattataaaatgAAAAATGGCCCTATTTCTAATGTTTattatgatttttgtttttttgaaaaagtcCCGATATTGGTTCAAACCAAATCCTGGGACGATACCAAAATACtttacacaaacaaaataaccacCATCCATATCATATAGATGGTCTGTATCCTCCGCCATGTCCCTCCCAGGCTGCCATAcaaccgacacacaaacacaaacatcccTTTAGCGTGGAACACACCGGCCCAACCGTTGGCCATCTGAAACCTTTGAGGAGACTCGGACGAGTCCGGGACCAGGTTCAGCTGCGTTGGAAGCTTCTGGAACCGCCCGGACGGTGTCTGGTCCGATTCAACATGCCAAGTCTGAGAGCGTTGGCGGTCTGAGGGTGGGAGCCGTTGGTTACTCCTGATTGGTCAGCGAATCAGCGCCGTGTGTTTGAGGGACGGACTAGCGCCACCCGATGTTAAGGAGACTTATTGCATCTCACGCGTGGGGGCGGTGTGAGGGCCCCTCTAGCGTGGGGGCGGTGTGAGGGCCCCTCTAGTGTGGGGGCGGTGTGAGGGCCCCTCTAGTGTGGGGGTGGTGTGAGGGCCCCTCTGGGGTGGGGGCGGTGTGAGGGCCCCTCCAGCGTGGGGGCGGTTTGAGGGCCCCtctggggtgggggcggggtgaGGGCCCCTCTAGCGGGGGGGCGGTGTGAGGGCCCCTCTAGCGTGGGGGTGGTGTGAGGGCCCCTCCAGCGTGGGGGCGGTGTGAGGGCCCCTCTAGCGTGGGGGCGGTGTGAGGGCCCCTCTAGCGTGGGGGGTGGTGTGAGGGCCCCTCCAGCGTGGGGGCGGTGTGAGGGCCCCTCCAGCGTGGGGGCGGTGTGAGGGCCCCTCCAGCGCGGGGGCGGGGTGAGGGCCCCTCTAGCGTGGGGGCGGTGTGAGGACCCCTCTAGCGTGGGGGCGGGGTGAGGGCCCCTCTAGCGTGGGGGCGGGGTGAGGGCCCCTCTAGCGTGGGGGCGGTGTGAGGGCCCCTCCAGTGTGGGGGCGGTGTGAGGGCCCCTCTAGCGTGGGGGTGGTGTGAGGGCCCCTCCCGCGTGGGGGCGGGTTGAGGGCCCCTCCAGCCGTGGGGGCGGTGTGAGGGCCCCTCTAGTGTGGGGGCGGTGTGAGGGCCCCTCTAGTGTGGGGGCGGTGTGAGGGCCCCTCTAGCGTGGGGGTGGTGTGAGGGCCCCTCTAGCGTGGGGGCGGTGTGAGGGCCCCTCCAGCCGTGGGGGCGGTGTGAGGGCCCCTCTAGCGTGGGGGCGGTGTGAGGGCCCCTCCGGCCGTGGGGGCGGTGTGAGGGCCCCTCTAGGGTGGGGGCGGGGTGAGGGCCCCTccggggtgggggcggggtgaGGGCCCCTACAGCGTGGGCCGCCCGCCCGTTCTCATATCCTATCGGACATCATGCGGGTGGTGAGGCTCCTGAAGAAGGACTTGGTCCTGGCCATCTTCAGGGTCTCCTTCCTGTCCTTGGTGCGTCTGCGCGGCACGCCGTCCCAGGggtcctcctccccgtccccgAACCAGGGCCCCCAGGCCCCCCCGTTCAGGTCCGGGTGGCCCCGGGGGTCCTCGGGGGGGTAGCGCACCGGCACGGCGGTGCGGTTGTAGAAGGCCAGCCGGGCCAGCAGCAGCTTGACCACGTCGGGGCGCCGCTCCGCCTGGTCGAAGCGCTCGTAGGGGTCCCCGGACACGTTGAACAGCCACACCGCCTTCCCGGGCTGCAGGTGGCGCTCCAGCCCCCACCAGCCGCCGGGGGAGCCGGGCAGCACGGGCGGCGGCGTCCAGTCCCCGTAGCCGGGGTCCCCGGTGAGCAGCTTCCAGTCCCCGGCGCGTATGGACGCCTGGACCGCCGTGTCCCAGATGCCGAAGCCCCCCCGCAGCGAGCCCCCCCGCGCGGGGTTGTACAGCGGGTCGATGTTGTGCAGGATCTCCCGGCGCGGCGACTCCCGGCCCTCGCTGATGGCCGGCCACACGTCGAAGCCGTCCAGCCCCTCGGCGGCCGAGGCGTTGCCCCCGGCCAGCCCCACCAGCGTGGGGTACCAGTCGGTGATGTGCACCAGGGCCCTGCTCACCCTCCTCCTGCGCCGCAGCAGGGGGCTGTGGACGAAGCCCAGCCCCCGGACCCCGCCCTCCCAGTAGGTGCCCTTGCGGCCCCTCAGCGGCCAGTTGCTGCCCCCCGACAGCGGCTGGCCCCCGTTGTCCGTGGAGAAGACCACCACGCTGTTCTGGTAGAAGCCGTACTTGCGGAGGGCGTAGGTGACGTTGCGCACCGCCTCGTCCACCGCCGACACCATGCCGGCGTACTTGCGGCGCGGCACGTTGCCCATGTCCCGGTACGGGTAGACGTAGCGCCGGGGGCACTGCAGGGGCGTGTGCACCGCCTGGAAGGACAGGTAGATGAAGAGGGGCGGGCCCAGCGGGTCGTGCGCGGCCAGGATCCGGCGGACCCTCTGGGTGTACAGGTGGGTGGAGTACTTGCCGCCCTGGTCCCAGGCCACCGTCTCGCCCTCGTGGAGGTCGTAGCCGCACAGGCCCGGCCCGTCGCACGAGTTGTAGGTGTAGTAGTTGACGCTGCCCGTCAGCGAGCCGAGGTAGGAGTGGAAGCCGCGGCGGGTGGGCAGGCACTCCTTCTTGTAGAAGCCCAGGTGCCACTTGCCCACCATGTGGGTGGAGTAGCCCAGCCCCTGCAGCCGCTGGGGCAGGGTGACCTGGTCCAGGGGCAGGCAGCTGGGCTGGCGCGGCCGGATGATGGAGTGCTGCAGGCCCGTGTGGATCTGGTAcctaggagggggagggttaaCACCGGTCCCAGAGATCGCTGGGCAGGCAGCGGCGGGCCGAGGTGACTCCCGATCACTCACTTACAGACTAGACGAGGTTTTAGAGCAGTGAGTGAGGTTGAAAGATGTGTACCGTAGTCTTCATTGCTTTGGTGTTACCACTGGTCGTTTAATTATTAgtttaaaagtataaaagtatgagtataatatacatacatacagtggtGGGCATGAGTTTAggcacccatgctaaagttgactaaaaagaggaataaaaaaaatcttcttttgGAAATTTTACAATGAATAATGTAtcgtgaataaataaatgttctccATAAAATACAGGGTGAATAAGTATAGACACCCCTATGTTAAATTCCCATAGAGGCAGGCAGATTCTCATGGATCCAGGATGCTATGCATCTTGATGAAGTCACCTcggcctttggaattaaaatagccCATCACCACATACCCTTCACCAAACCTAGAGATTGGCATGGTTCTtttctgaccctaaccctaagcctaaTAGCTGTTAGTTAGCCTAATGAATTCTCAATGCAAATCAAACCAGCTAATAGGCTACCACCTATTAGCTGGCT includes the following:
- the LOC115552048 gene encoding spidroin-2-like; this encodes MPCGGGVRAPLGWGRCEGPSSVGARGGGVRAPLAWGRCEGPSSVGGGVRAPPAWGRCEGPSSVGACGGGVRAPLAWGWCEGPSRRGGGVRAPLAWGRCEGPSSRGGGVRAPLAWGRCEGPSGRGGGVRAPLGWGRGEGPSGVGAG
- the arsia gene encoding arylsulfatase I; amino-acid sequence: MTTTSLTGFSVMSLLSLSYLTWDWMSPNQVERPSAPDPANVLPAARPPHIIFIMTDDQGFNDIGYHNSDIKTPTLDKLAADGVRLEQYYIQPICTPSRSQLLTGRYQIHTGLQHSIIRPRQPSCLPLDQVTLPQRLQGLGYSTHMVGKWHLGFYKKECLPTRRGFHSYLGSLTGSVNYYTYNSCDGPGLCGYDLHEGETVAWDQGGKYSTHLYTQRVRRILAAHDPLGPPLFIYLSFQAVHTPLQCPRRYVYPYRDMGNVPRRKYAGMVSAVDEAVRNVTYALRKYGFYQNSVVVFSTDNGGQPLSGGSNWPLRGRKGTYWEGGVRGLGFVHSPLLRRRRRVSRALVHITDWYPTLVGLAGGNASAAEGLDGFDVWPAISEGRESPRREILHNIDPLYNPARGGSLRGGFGIWDTAVQASIRAGDWKLLTGDPGYGDWTPPPVLPGSPGGWWGLERHLQPGKAVWLFNVSGDPYERFDQAERRPDVVKLLLARLAFYNRTAVPVRYPPEDPRGHPDLNGGAWGPWFGDGEEDPWDGVPRRRTKDRKETLKMARTKSFFRSLTTRMMSDRI